The following coding sequences lie in one Lentilactobacillus sp. SPB1-3 genomic window:
- a CDS encoding MDR family MFS transporter, whose protein sequence is MKMTMQSVKYNRKLLVSVVILSAFVAMINQTVLSVAQPSIMESFDVNLSTVQWLSTGYSLIGGILIPVSAWMADTFNTKKLVSYSLAVFLIGSITAFISGSFPILLAGRLLQAIGAGVLSGLTMTILFSVYPKENRGTPTTLLGLVFGIAPAIGPTLGGFIVDNIGWHYIFGLVSPIVAITFLLSVFYMADVVPHKVTKLDWLSVLLSSAGFGGILYGASMVSDYGWLDARTLTTFIAGLCLVLLFIWRQLVISNPMLNLKVFTKENFSTSAIISAIAQISMVAVEFILPVYLQNARGLTATQSGLAVLPGAICMFILAPISGRLVEKNLGKQIIIFGITMMTISTLLLSFLSLTTPIWEIIGLYALRNVGLTFAMMPAGTMGMQHLTPDLISHGSAGNNVVRQVGAAIGTAILISVMQSQATNASPSNSLMKTNPAQFAHDMHLALVSGAHVSLLVATAIGFVGILVAFSLKKDHK, encoded by the coding sequence ATGAAAATGACGATGCAAAGCGTAAAGTACAACCGCAAACTATTAGTTTCGGTTGTGATATTAAGTGCCTTCGTGGCAATGATCAATCAAACGGTTCTTTCAGTTGCTCAACCAAGTATTATGGAATCCTTTGATGTTAATTTATCGACGGTGCAATGGTTATCTACGGGGTACTCATTGATTGGTGGAATTTTAATTCCGGTTTCCGCATGGATGGCCGATACATTCAACACAAAGAAATTAGTTTCTTATTCATTAGCAGTCTTTTTAATTGGTTCTATCACTGCCTTCATATCTGGCAGTTTTCCAATTCTACTAGCCGGTAGACTACTTCAAGCAATTGGGGCTGGAGTATTATCCGGACTGACGATGACAATTTTGTTTTCAGTTTACCCTAAAGAAAATCGTGGAACACCAACGACATTGCTAGGTTTGGTATTTGGAATCGCTCCAGCCATTGGACCTACATTAGGCGGTTTTATCGTTGATAATATCGGTTGGCACTATATCTTTGGATTAGTTTCACCAATTGTTGCAATCACATTTTTACTATCAGTATTTTATATGGCCGATGTGGTTCCTCATAAAGTTACCAAGTTAGATTGGTTATCAGTTTTACTATCATCAGCCGGTTTTGGTGGCATTCTATATGGTGCCTCAATGGTGTCTGATTACGGTTGGTTAGATGCAAGAACATTAACCACGTTTATTGCTGGATTGTGCTTAGTGTTGCTGTTCATCTGGCGCCAATTGGTGATCAGTAATCCAATGTTAAATCTCAAGGTATTTACCAAAGAGAATTTCTCCACCTCTGCAATTATCAGTGCCATCGCTCAAATCAGTATGGTGGCTGTCGAATTCATCCTGCCAGTTTATCTACAAAATGCCCGAGGTTTAACAGCTACACAATCCGGACTGGCTGTGCTCCCAGGAGCAATTTGCATGTTCATCTTAGCACCAATTTCAGGTAGGTTAGTTGAGAAAAATCTTGGTAAACAAATCATTATTTTTGGAATTACCATGATGACGATTAGTACATTATTACTATCATTCCTATCTCTTACCACTCCAATTTGGGAAATTATTGGGTTGTATGCTTTACGAAACGTTGGTTTGACGTTTGCAATGATGCCTGCTGGAACGATGGGTATGCAACATTTGACCCCAGATTTGATCAGTCATGGTAGTGCTGGTAATAACGTTGTAAGACAAGTTGGTGCAGCTATTGGTACTGCAATCCTCATATCTGTTATGCAGTCTCAAGCAACAAACGCATCACCAAGTAATAGTTTGATGAAAACAAATCCGGCTCAATTTGCCCATGACATGCATTTAGCATTGGTATCTGGCGCTCATGTGTCATTGCTGGTTGCTACAGCTATAGGTTTTGTCGGAATATTGGTTGCGTTCAGTTTAAAAAAAGACCATAAATAG
- a CDS encoding serine acetyltransferase, whose amino-acid sequence MTDFKTLLNINCFSSDSEAQKLAADQLQSNYNFEITCLHLDKSIQFAHNGKGCTIAAAKICEDVVIFQNVTIGANQTYNHITHQWENLGNPVIGKGVVIADGAKVVGPIIVGDHSIIGTGAIITKDVPANSIAYGVNKFKPRDPNYSHSPVFYKDMPHAPEIIAACEDVITRYNRQ is encoded by the coding sequence ATGACAGACTTTAAAACTTTACTCAATATCAACTGTTTCTCGAGCGATTCCGAAGCTCAAAAATTGGCCGCAGACCAACTACAAAGTAACTACAACTTCGAGATAACATGTCTCCATTTAGATAAAAGCATCCAATTTGCTCATAATGGTAAAGGCTGCACAATTGCTGCAGCCAAGATTTGCGAAGACGTTGTTATTTTTCAAAACGTCACTATCGGCGCTAACCAAACATATAATCATATTACTCATCAGTGGGAAAACCTTGGCAATCCAGTAATTGGTAAAGGAGTTGTGATTGCCGATGGCGCCAAAGTTGTTGGCCCGATCATCGTAGGTGATCATAGTATTATTGGCACTGGAGCAATCATCACCAAAGATGTCCCTGCCAACAGCATTGCGTACGGCGTAAACAAATTTAAACCACGCGATCCAAACTATTCACATTCACCCGTCTTTTATAAAGACATGCCTCACGCCCCAGAAATCATCGCTGCGTGTGAAGATGTTATCACCCGTTACAATCGACAATAA
- a CDS encoding alcohol dehydrogenase catalytic domain-containing protein — translation MLSIQQTTFNGIDDLNLTQINKPVLTKNGVLIKMDLAPITPTDIKREINPNATTESFAELPRTIGFSGVGTVIEVGYNRDQSLLDQRVFIMQPTGSYSDYVLSENSDWLFPLPDNVDNASATTLTATPLVLLNSIKKYQNAGITDFILTGANSVIGQYLLQLIDPNENIHIYPIVSSASKDYFSQQFPNLQSYTTDTLPSFNNAAILDIAGSTALISRLVSKISSPVLTSIALMSYEDNIPFQFVHEEFDRDVYQNLIQKLADRQLFAPIDRIFSATQIKDAQHYTQENHSRGRVLVSFN, via the coding sequence ATGCTTTCAATTCAACAAACTACATTTAACGGAATTGACGATCTCAATCTAACTCAAATCAATAAACCTGTTCTTACTAAGAATGGAGTTCTCATCAAAATGGACTTGGCACCCATTACTCCTACAGATATCAAGCGAGAAATTAACCCGAATGCTACCACAGAATCATTTGCTGAATTGCCTAGAACAATTGGTTTCAGCGGTGTTGGTACGGTTATCGAAGTCGGTTATAACCGCGATCAATCACTACTTGATCAGCGGGTCTTCATAATGCAACCCACCGGTTCATACAGTGATTATGTCTTATCGGAAAATAGTGACTGGCTTTTTCCATTACCAGACAATGTTGATAATGCTAGTGCGACTACACTAACAGCCACCCCATTGGTACTGTTAAATTCCATTAAAAAGTATCAAAATGCTGGAATTACTGATTTTATTCTTACCGGTGCCAACTCAGTAATCGGTCAATATCTATTGCAGTTAATTGATCCAAACGAAAATATTCATATATATCCGATTGTGTCTTCAGCCAGCAAGGATTATTTCAGTCAGCAATTTCCGAATTTACAATCGTACACCACTGATACCTTACCATCATTCAATAACGCAGCAATCCTAGATATCGCTGGTAGTACAGCTCTTATTTCTCGATTAGTTTCAAAAATCTCATCCCCTGTCCTAACCTCAATCGCTTTAATGAGTTACGAAGACAACATTCCGTTTCAATTTGTTCACGAGGAATTCGACCGTGATGTTTATCAGAACCTCATTCAAAAGTTGGCTGATAGACAACTATTTGCACCAATTGACAGAATTTTTTCCGCAACTCAAATCAAAGATGCTCAACACTACACTCAAGAAAATCATAGTCGTGGCCGTGTGCTAGTTTCATTCAATTAA
- a CDS encoding TetR/AcrR family transcriptional regulator, which produces MVNSKRAPRKTNQELNERIFSATINILNTEGYEQVTFNNIAKEAGTSRPVLYRHWDSAFELLLAAEDYFDDEEEDTFENLDFSDHSLRENLIVSLSHFDGSQSFLRAILIELGNDNPVVHKYFAGLHKQQLYIMERMLSAAQLKNEIKHTVTDNVKLLPFNLMLYQAMVDQNPVTKGWIENLVDTIVLPAIMDQQNK; this is translated from the coding sequence ATGGTAAATTCAAAGAGAGCACCCCGAAAGACTAATCAGGAACTGAATGAGCGTATTTTTTCGGCTACAATCAACATTTTAAATACCGAGGGGTATGAGCAAGTTACTTTTAACAATATTGCCAAAGAAGCGGGGACAAGTAGACCAGTCCTGTATCGTCATTGGGATTCGGCGTTTGAATTGTTGTTAGCAGCTGAAGATTACTTCGATGATGAAGAAGAAGATACTTTTGAGAATTTAGATTTTTCGGATCATTCGTTACGTGAAAATCTAATTGTTAGCTTGAGTCATTTTGATGGCTCTCAATCTTTCCTGAGAGCGATATTAATTGAATTAGGTAATGATAATCCAGTTGTTCATAAATATTTTGCTGGATTGCATAAACAGCAACTATACATTATGGAGCGAATGTTAAGTGCAGCTCAATTAAAAAATGAAATCAAGCACACTGTGACAGATAACGTAAAGTTGTTACCATTTAATCTCATGCTATATCAGGCAATGGTCGATCAAAACCCAGTAACAAAAGGATGGATTGAAAATTTAGTTGATACTATTGTGTTACCAGCTATTATGGATCAGCAAAATAAGTAA
- a CDS encoding PLDc N-terminal domain-containing protein codes for MKRHCKNNLTKHQKQLIAPFAAFEATALFIAWTDIIKAPSFRHGNRALWLAVSLLQPFGPWLYFWLGKTKQ; via the coding sequence ATGAAAAGACATTGTAAAAATAATCTAACTAAACATCAGAAACAGTTAATTGCTCCATTTGCTGCATTTGAGGCGACTGCTCTCTTTATCGCTTGGACAGATATCATCAAAGCTCCTTCATTTCGTCACGGCAATCGAGCACTTTGGTTAGCTGTCAGTTTGCTACAACCATTTGGCCCATGGCTATATTTCTGGCTAGGAAAAACTAAACAATAA
- a CDS encoding bifunctional metallophosphatase/5'-nucleotidase, giving the protein MVNHIKGKVISLLSVPAFLLGLMSAVPIVTEADDTAQTLTNVAGSDNYAKPGLQPEFQNVPKKYRNDIPVQILGINDLHGGLSTTGDVGIGQKTYKGAGTAARLASYLDQAQNQFKSVANSNNTFRVEAGDMVGAAPANSSLLAHESTMHALREMRFQIGTLGNHEFDRGLPEFNRILNGNAPTASTNASQLVKDYPHYSTDMQLVVANVVNQSNGQIPFGYKPYMIRTVKAGNEKAKIGFIGIDTSTLPSLTLYDNYKDYKVLDEAETIAKYDKILNKKGVKAVVVMAHTGVVTSPQGQTTGPVVDILNKLNSIDPDNHVGLYVAGHSHQYANAKIGKTHVVQAVYTGKAYDDVWTYVNPKSGKFVKVAPHVYPVLSQADDPTVSANPNVAAVVRDADNRVDPQVNQVIGKAATPETITGRLHNNSTMENAAGEVVVDGQLYEANKHGVQADFAMTNTGGVRADLEVNENSDITWGAATAVQPFGNILQVVKMTGKQIEDALNQQYDQNQQYYLQIAGLKYTYTDSGDANQPFKVVTMTKDDGTNITHDGTYNVVINDFLHGGGDDFTAFKDTAIQGSIGTDTDTFVNYIKDMTAAGTPIKAPQLDRKIYQGK; this is encoded by the coding sequence ATGGTTAATCATATAAAGGGAAAGGTGATCTCGCTATTATCTGTTCCAGCATTTTTATTAGGACTTATGAGTGCCGTTCCAATAGTGACCGAGGCTGATGACACAGCACAAACACTGACAAACGTCGCTGGTAGCGACAATTACGCTAAGCCAGGACTTCAGCCCGAATTTCAAAATGTACCTAAAAAATATCGTAACGATATTCCGGTTCAAATTTTGGGTATAAATGATTTGCATGGTGGTTTGAGTACTACCGGGGATGTTGGAATTGGTCAAAAGACTTACAAGGGAGCAGGTACTGCTGCACGATTGGCTTCATATCTCGACCAGGCTCAAAATCAGTTTAAATCTGTTGCTAATTCTAATAACACTTTTAGAGTGGAAGCAGGGGATATGGTCGGAGCAGCTCCGGCAAATTCATCTTTGCTCGCACATGAATCAACAATGCATGCATTGAGAGAAATGAGATTTCAAATTGGGACATTGGGTAATCACGAATTTGATCGCGGATTACCAGAATTCAATCGAATTTTGAATGGGAATGCGCCTACAGCTAGTACTAACGCTAGTCAATTGGTGAAAGATTATCCTCATTATTCAACTGATATGCAATTAGTCGTTGCGAACGTAGTGAACCAAAGCAATGGACAAATTCCGTTTGGTTATAAACCATATATGATAAGAACGGTTAAAGCAGGTAATGAGAAGGCAAAAATTGGATTCATAGGCATCGATACTTCAACGTTACCAAGTTTAACTTTATATGATAATTACAAAGATTATAAAGTGCTTGATGAAGCAGAGACAATTGCCAAATATGATAAGATTTTAAACAAAAAAGGCGTTAAAGCCGTTGTAGTCATGGCGCACACAGGAGTGGTTACGAGTCCCCAAGGTCAAACAACCGGACCAGTAGTTGATATTTTGAATAAATTGAACTCAATCGATCCTGATAATCATGTTGGTCTATATGTAGCGGGGCATTCACACCAATATGCTAATGCGAAAATTGGTAAAACTCACGTTGTCCAGGCAGTATATACTGGTAAAGCATATGATGATGTTTGGACATATGTTAATCCTAAGTCTGGTAAATTTGTGAAGGTTGCTCCACACGTTTATCCAGTGTTATCACAAGCTGATGATCCAACGGTTTCTGCTAATCCTAATGTTGCAGCTGTAGTTAGGGACGCTGACAACCGAGTTGATCCACAGGTTAATCAAGTGATTGGAAAAGCTGCTACTCCAGAAACAATAACAGGAAGATTGCATAATAACAGTACAATGGAAAATGCAGCTGGTGAAGTAGTTGTTGACGGACAACTATACGAAGCAAATAAACATGGTGTGCAAGCTGATTTTGCAATGACTAACACCGGTGGGGTTAGAGCTGATCTTGAAGTTAATGAAAACTCAGATATTACATGGGGTGCAGCGACTGCTGTTCAACCATTTGGAAATATTTTGCAAGTAGTTAAGATGACCGGAAAGCAAATTGAGGATGCGTTAAATCAACAATATGATCAGAACCAACAATATTATCTTCAAATTGCCGGCTTAAAATACACGTACACTGATTCGGGAGATGCTAATCAACCATTCAAGGTCGTTACGATGACTAAGGATGATGGAACAAATATTACTCATGATGGAACATATAACGTTGTGATCAACGATTTTCTCCATGGTGGAGGAGACGATTTCACAGCGTTTAAAGATACTGCAATTCAAGGTTCAATTGGAACTGATACAGATACTTTTGTAAACTATATTAAGGATATGACGGCTGCAGGTACGCCAATTAAGGCACCACAGTTAGATAGAAAAATATATCAAGGAAAGTAA
- a CDS encoding aminotransferase, producing the protein MQIAGFGVEEWLNVWERKATYDIAQSTISSMTMKEILNIDGSNGQTFYDLLDKQKMNYGWIEGSPEFKQEVANLYQHVDPENILQTNGATGANHLALYSLIEPGDQVIAEYPSYQQLYDIPKSLRAKVDYWTIHESDNWYPDINELKQLVSRETKMICLNNANNPTGTVLDTNFLKQVVEIAKSVDAYVLVDEVYLPLDNPDEFTSIVDLYDKGIATNSLSKTYSVPGIRIGWTASNNEVADIFRKYRDYTMICAGVFNDMLAVHVLRNKEKILARNKQIVLNNLKIYQDWIENEPKVSLIMPQAVSTSFPKFDIDGDIEDFCIKLLQEKGVLLVPGNRFDMPGHVRLGYCASEETLRTGLTKLSEFLKEY; encoded by the coding sequence ATGCAAATTGCCGGATTCGGAGTCGAAGAATGGTTAAACGTTTGGGAAAGAAAAGCAACCTACGATATTGCTCAAAGTACGATTTCATCTATGACTATGAAAGAAATCTTAAATATTGATGGTAGTAATGGTCAAACATTCTATGATTTACTGGATAAACAAAAAATGAACTATGGCTGGATCGAAGGTTCTCCTGAGTTTAAACAAGAAGTTGCCAACCTTTACCAACACGTTGATCCAGAGAACATACTTCAAACAAATGGTGCTACTGGAGCAAATCACTTAGCACTTTACTCTTTAATCGAACCCGGTGATCAAGTGATCGCTGAATATCCATCCTATCAACAACTCTATGATATTCCTAAGTCTTTGAGAGCTAAAGTAGACTACTGGACAATTCATGAATCTGATAATTGGTACCCTGATATTAATGAATTAAAACAACTGGTTTCACGTGAAACTAAGATGATTTGTTTAAATAATGCTAACAATCCAACCGGGACGGTATTAGATACTAATTTCTTAAAACAGGTAGTTGAAATTGCCAAATCCGTCGACGCTTACGTCTTAGTTGATGAAGTTTATCTACCTCTTGATAATCCAGATGAATTTACTTCAATCGTTGATTTGTATGACAAAGGAATCGCCACTAACTCACTTTCTAAAACCTATTCAGTTCCTGGTATTCGAATCGGTTGGACAGCATCCAACAATGAAGTTGCCGATATTTTTAGAAAATACCGTGACTATACTATGATCTGTGCCGGTGTTTTTAACGACATGCTAGCCGTTCACGTTTTAAGGAATAAAGAGAAAATTCTTGCCAGAAACAAACAAATCGTCTTGAACAATCTAAAAATTTATCAAGATTGGATTGAAAACGAACCTAAAGTTAGTTTGATCATGCCTCAAGCCGTCTCAACATCTTTTCCAAAGTTCGACATCGATGGTGATATCGAAGACTTTTGTATTAAGTTACTTCAAGAAAAAGGTGTTCTCTTAGTACCTGGTAATCGATTTGATATGCCTGGACATGTTCGTCTAGGGTACTGTGCTTCCGAAGAAACACTCCGTACCGGCTTAACAAAATTATCTGAATTTCTAAAAGAATACTAG
- a CDS encoding B3/4 domain-containing protein yields MKRLIVDDDVIELFPELQINVLTLSDIKNQYTDGQEDHFAKLLADATASSTKFTDQSDTFSKNPVIAEWREAYRKFKTKKGARSSIEALLKRASQGHVFSPIDPLVDIYNSISLTYGTPVGGEDVDHIDGDMHLAIADGGEPFFPLGAEEDSPALPGEVIYKDDSAAICRCFNWREAERTMLTDATKNAVLVIESINNEQASRANEAINELKTLCETTFNVSSTTQVINTNNRSATIAD; encoded by the coding sequence ATGAAAAGACTAATTGTTGATGATGACGTTATCGAATTATTCCCAGAATTACAAATTAATGTTTTGACCTTGTCAGACATTAAGAACCAATACACAGATGGCCAAGAAGATCATTTTGCAAAACTACTTGCTGATGCAACTGCTTCATCCACTAAGTTCACCGACCAATCTGATACCTTTAGTAAAAATCCAGTTATCGCAGAATGGCGTGAGGCTTATCGTAAATTCAAAACCAAAAAAGGTGCTCGTTCATCTATAGAAGCTTTATTGAAACGTGCCAGTCAAGGCCACGTCTTTTCTCCAATTGATCCATTAGTTGATATCTACAATAGTATTTCATTAACTTACGGCACCCCAGTTGGTGGTGAAGATGTGGATCATATTGATGGCGATATGCACCTTGCAATCGCTGATGGTGGTGAGCCATTCTTCCCATTAGGAGCAGAAGAAGATTCCCCTGCTCTACCTGGCGAAGTCATCTATAAAGATGATTCTGCAGCCATTTGTCGTTGCTTTAACTGGCGGGAAGCTGAACGTACCATGTTGACAGATGCCACAAAAAACGCCGTCCTAGTTATCGAATCAATTAACAATGAACAAGCTAGTCGTGCCAACGAAGCCATCAATGAGTTAAAGACACTATGCGAAACAACTTTCAATGTCAGCTCAACTACCCAAGTAATCAATACAAACAATCGTAGTGCAACTATTGCAGATTAA
- a CDS encoding MarR family winged helix-turn-helix transcriptional regulator, producing MISRALDSIANIEFKQYNLNKGQYLYLVRVFENPGIIQERLAEMIKVDRTTAARSIKKLVDSDILTRKKDANNKKNWHLYVTDKGKKIAPIILKENQYSNQQALKGISDSDAKKLSELLHQVNANIDDDWHYVKKGNSRIY from the coding sequence ATGATTTCAAGGGCTCTGGATTCAATTGCAAACATAGAATTCAAGCAATATAATTTGAACAAAGGCCAATACTTATACTTAGTCCGTGTCTTTGAAAATCCGGGTATCATTCAAGAACGTTTGGCAGAAATGATTAAAGTGGACCGCACCACCGCCGCTCGTTCGATTAAAAAATTAGTTGATAGTGATATCCTAACCAGAAAAAAAGACGCCAATAATAAAAAGAATTGGCACCTATACGTCACAGATAAGGGCAAAAAAATTGCACCAATTATTCTAAAAGAGAACCAATATTCTAATCAACAGGCTCTTAAAGGAATCAGTGATTCCGATGCCAAGAAACTATCTGAATTATTGCATCAAGTAAATGCCAATATTGACGATGATTGGCACTACGTTAAGAAAGGTAATTCACGAATATATTAA
- a CDS encoding metallophosphoesterase family protein: MGKETSIANYRFPMNKNSWLRVNKTVSVYTQPSFKKQYQTDEVIQRGQKVNYQAKIKGVDNETFWAELLNGKFLPMYVPRNFRRMVKLPRPGRYEKIGNILDQNSEQPWENIWPYSAKKRAKKVNLEGKKTGMSLSNVTCWERGAKLKMEDLDQPFEPTKEEQQALAKFDKQVRDGMQPKDKLIAYITDTHIDSYQTPASAAVVRSIRLMSYYANHYGVDLVVHGGDLNDGNKPRELSVADVVSGVKAIKESSRPYIILNGNHDDNSGYARDNAGYLLDQLITNQDAWKLRESASLQLHENQNYAVYGTYDLPDSPFKIVILDGFDQPDVILGADKNVYFNSFRHGYTHYSDEQIKWLKDVLENAKDDERLLFINHIALNGIDNWANTFDMAGKRRDQASYMKTLFENNLVTNEAGVRQSRQIFDLISEYQQKTGNVVGYLAGHTHQDNFAYKNGVWFITQTSGVADRGDGAERRRNSQHVSRRLTGIKANAWSVFRLSSNTRAVNQFRFGWQNEAAFVDKWQY, from the coding sequence ATGGGAAAAGAAACCAGCATTGCAAATTATCGATTTCCGATGAATAAGAATAGTTGGCTAAGAGTTAATAAAACAGTTTCAGTTTATACTCAACCATCATTTAAGAAACAATATCAAACTGATGAAGTCATCCAACGTGGTCAAAAAGTGAATTATCAAGCGAAGATTAAGGGAGTAGATAATGAAACTTTTTGGGCAGAGTTATTAAATGGTAAATTTTTACCTATGTATGTTCCCAGAAACTTCAGACGAATGGTTAAACTTCCGCGACCAGGACGTTATGAAAAAATTGGTAATATTCTGGATCAAAATTCGGAACAACCATGGGAAAACATTTGGCCATATTCGGCTAAGAAACGAGCAAAAAAAGTCAATCTTGAAGGTAAAAAAACGGGTATGTCGCTATCAAATGTTACTTGTTGGGAGCGCGGAGCTAAGTTGAAGATGGAGGACTTAGACCAACCGTTTGAACCAACAAAAGAAGAACAGCAGGCGCTCGCCAAATTTGATAAACAAGTTAGAGATGGTATGCAGCCTAAGGATAAGCTAATTGCCTATATCACAGATACACATATTGATAGTTATCAAACTCCAGCATCGGCAGCTGTGGTGCGAAGCATCCGGTTAATGAGTTATTACGCCAATCATTACGGGGTTGATTTGGTCGTTCACGGTGGTGACTTAAATGATGGTAACAAGCCGCGCGAATTAAGCGTAGCGGATGTCGTTAGTGGTGTAAAAGCAATTAAAGAATCCTCTCGACCATACATTATTTTGAATGGTAATCACGACGATAATTCTGGTTATGCCAGGGATAACGCCGGTTACTTATTGGATCAGTTAATCACTAATCAAGATGCTTGGAAGTTGCGTGAAAGTGCCAGTCTGCAATTACACGAAAATCAAAATTATGCGGTTTATGGAACATATGATCTGCCAGATTCGCCATTTAAAATTGTTATTTTGGACGGTTTTGATCAACCAGATGTGATCTTAGGTGCAGATAAGAACGTCTATTTTAATAGTTTCCGACATGGTTACACGCATTATAGTGATGAACAAATTAAATGGTTAAAAGACGTGTTAGAAAATGCGAAAGATGATGAACGTTTATTATTCATTAACCATATTGCTTTAAATGGTATTGATAACTGGGCTAATACCTTTGACATGGCTGGTAAACGTCGAGATCAAGCAAGTTATATGAAGACATTGTTTGAAAATAATCTGGTCACAAATGAAGCTGGAGTTCGCCAAAGCCGTCAAATATTTGATTTAATTAGTGAGTATCAACAAAAGACTGGAAATGTTGTTGGTTATCTGGCTGGACACACGCATCAAGATAATTTTGCGTATAAAAATGGTGTCTGGTTCATCACTCAGACATCTGGTGTGGCTGATCGTGGTGACGGTGCTGAAAGAAGACGTAATTCCCAGCATGTTAGTCGCAGATTGACTGGAATCAAAGCCAATGCATGGTCTGTGTTCAGGTTAAGTTCAAACACACGAGCAGTTAACCAATTTAGATTTGGTTGGCAAAATGAGGCTGCTTTTGTCGATAAGTGGCAGTATTAA
- a CDS encoding Dps family protein, producing the protein MAENYDFPKTRAQLNQLIADISQLMTNVQQTHWYMRGENFFRLHPLMDDYKDQLGDQLDEVAERLIALNGSPISTTHEFIENTGLPDEKVEFNQLTLHEYMQRLSDQFKYLRDQYQKGIEVTDDEKDFPTQDMLNGFKSDIDKNIWMLNAYLGKAPFDD; encoded by the coding sequence ATGGCAGAAAATTACGACTTTCCAAAAACCAGAGCTCAATTGAATCAACTAATTGCTGATATCAGCCAATTAATGACTAATGTTCAACAAACACATTGGTATATGCGTGGCGAGAATTTCTTCCGACTTCACCCATTAATGGATGATTATAAAGACCAACTTGGAGATCAACTAGACGAAGTCGCCGAAAGACTAATCGCCTTGAATGGTTCACCAATTTCAACGACTCATGAATTTATTGAAAATACTGGCCTTCCTGATGAAAAAGTTGAATTCAACCAGTTAACTTTACATGAATATATGCAACGTTTATCAGATCAATTCAAATACCTAAGAGATCAGTATCAAAAGGGTATTGAAGTAACAGATGACGAAAAAGACTTCCCTACTCAAGATATGTTGAATGGATTCAAGTCAGATATCGATAAAAACATTTGGATGTTAAATGCTTACCTTGGCAAGGCACCATTTGATGACTAA
- a CDS encoding Rrf2 family transcriptional regulator yields MANTQLSDATHILAYVALNQDKSVIKSSTIAESINTSPSLIRRMMSKLKRAGLLNAVKGAARPSLAKVPKEISLLDIYLAISPDNKLLNVDEKTNASCPVGSVIPDVLDHYYEEVQNTAEARMAKINLQELLDDVQVSQKKLQIG; encoded by the coding sequence ATGGCTAACACACAATTGAGTGATGCAACTCACATTCTAGCTTATGTTGCGTTGAATCAAGATAAATCAGTAATTAAGAGTTCAACGATAGCCGAAAGTATCAATACGTCTCCTAGCTTAATTCGGCGAATGATGAGTAAATTAAAACGGGCAGGACTTTTGAATGCTGTTAAGGGTGCGGCTAGGCCTTCTTTGGCCAAAGTTCCTAAAGAAATTTCTTTGCTAGATATTTATTTAGCAATTTCACCTGATAATAAATTATTGAATGTTGATGAAAAAACGAATGCTAGTTGTCCGGTTGGTTCAGTAATACCGGATGTATTGGATCATTATTATGAAGAAGTTCAAAATACGGCTGAAGCTCGGATGGCCAAGATCAATCTTCAGGAATTATTAGATGATGTTCAAGTAAGCCAGAAAAAGCTTCAAATAGGATGA